In the genome of Achromobacter sp. MFA1 R4, the window GCGCCTGGAGGAATACCTGGGGGTGGAACTCTTCGACCGCGGGCCGCGGGCCGCGGTGTTGAACGCCCAGGGCCGGGAAATGCTGCCGCAGGCCGAAGAGCTGGTCGCCATGGCCGAGCGCATGGCGGCGTCGGCGGGCGGGGGGCATGTCAGCGGGTTGCTGCGGATCGGGGCCATCGCCTCCGTGCAGCAGGATCTGCTGGTTCACGCGGTGGGTGAATTCCGGGCCGTCTATCCCGACGTGCGCGTGCGGATCGTGCCCGGGGTCTCGCTATCGCTGCTGGGCCAGGTGGACGCCGGCGAGGTGGATCTTGCCGTGCTGATCCGTCCGCCTTTCGCCTTGCCGCCGGAACTGGGCTGGCAGCCGCTGATGAGCGAGCCGGTGATGCTGGCGATGCCGGAATCCATGCCCGTCGCACCCTGGCGGGAATTGCTGGCGACCCAGCCCTTCATCCGCTACGACCGCGCGTCGTTCGGCGGCCGCGTCGTCGACATATTCCTGAAAAAGCACCGCATCAATGTGCACGAGGCCGTGGAACTCGACGAGATCGAGGCCATCGCGGGCATGGTGCGTCATGGGCTGGGGGTCGCGCTGCTGCCGCGGTTGCGGCGGCTGGACATGACGGGGTTGCGGCTCCTGCCGCTGGGTGACCTGGCCTTCCATCGCGAAATTGGCATCATCGGCCGCATGCCCTTCGATCCGGGCAGCGTGCGCGACAAGATCGCGGAATGCCTGCTGCGCGCGGCTTCCGAGCCTTGATGCGTCGCGCCGCAAGCCCGCCTGGGGCGTCAAAAGAAAAGGAGCCCCGACCGGGGCTCCCGTGCCGAAGGGGCGCCTGCCGTTACAGCCGGTCGCAGCGCACCGTGATCGGGTGATCGCGCAGGGCGGTCATCACGATGTCGTCCACCTGGCCTTCCACGTCGGTGATCACGTAGCCGATCTGGCCGCGCGTCTGCAGGGTCTGGCTGACGATGTTCAGGCCGTGCTGGGCCATCAGGTTGTCCAGCGCGCCCAGCGCGCCCGGCGCGTTGCGGTGCACATGCAGGATGCGCGTGCCGCCGGCCTGCTCCAGGAACGGCAGTTCGGGGAAGTTGACGGCGCCCTTGGTGGTGCCGGCCTGCAGGAAGCGCACGAGTTTCTCGGCCACTTCGCGGCCGATGTTCTCTTGCGATTCCTGCGTGCTGCCGCCGATGTGCGGGGTCAGGATGACGTTGGGCATCCCGATGAGCGGGCTGGCCAGCGGCTCGTCCGGACCCTTGGGTTCGGTGGGGAACACGTCCAGCGCGGCGCCGGCCAGGTGCCCGGACTTCAGCGCCGCGTGCAGCGCGGCGATGTCCACGACCGTGCCGCGCGAAGCGTTGATCAGGATGGCGCCGCGACGCATGCGTGCGATGGTCTCGGCGTTCATGATGTTTTCGGTGGACTTGCCGCCGGGCACATGCAGCGTGACGACGTCGGCCTGCTCCAGCAAGTCGTTCAGCGTGCCGGCGGGACGGGCATTGCCCAGCGGCAGCTTGGCTTCCACGTCGTGATAGATGACGCGCATGCCCAGGCTTTCGGCCAGGGTGCTGATCTGCGAGCCGATGTTGCCGTAGCCCACGATGCCCAGCGTCTTGCCGCGCGTTTCAAACGCGCCCGCGGCGCTCTTGTCCCAGTGGCCCAGGTGCACGCGCGCGTTCTTTTCCGGAATGCGGCGCAGCAGCAGGATGGCCTCGCCCAGCACCAGCTCGGCCACCGAGCGCGTGTTCGAAAACGGCGCGTTGAAAACCGGAATGCCGCGTTGCATGGCCGTATCCAGGTCCACCTGGTTCGTGCCGATGCAGAAGCACCCCACGACGCGCAAGTCGGGGTTGCCGGACAGCAGGGCGGCATCCAGGTGGGTGCGAGAACGGATCCCCGCCACCTGCACGCCGCGCAGGGCGTCGTGCAGTTGCGACGGCGGCAGGGCCGCGGCGTGCGTGACGATGTCGGTGTAGCCGGCTGCCTCGAAGACGGCGCGGGCGCTGGGATGGATGTTCTCGAACAGGACGATTTTTGCCATGACTGCCAGGGGGTGGGTGAGAAACGGTTTTATTTATTGTGGACCATTTCTGCTGCAGTGCGGCGAGTAGCCATTGAGGCGGTGTGGGTGAATTGTTTCATTGCAAGGGCGCGCGCGCTTGGCGCGCCCGGCCCGCGCCCGCTGCCTAGCGGTACGCCTGGAACACCTTGGCCCCGCCGCGCTTGTCTACCAGCACGACATCGTGCGGCGTCTTGCGGCCGCCGTATTCCGGGCCGTCCATGCCCGGCGAGCCCAACGGCATCCCGAGCGCGGCAAGGCCCGCGGCGTCCGGCTTTTCCCGCAGCAGCCGGCGCACGTCGCTGGCCGGCACGTGGCCTTCGACGGCGTAGCCGTCCACCATCGCGGTGTGGCACGACCCATAGTCCGCCATGCCCGCATTGCGGCGGATGGGGCCGGTGTCGTCGACGTCATGCGTGATCACGGCAAAGCCGTTGTCGCGCATGTGCTGGACCCAGTCTTCGCAGCAGCCGCAGGTTGGCGTTTTCCAGACCTCTACCTTGACCGGCGTTTGCGCGGCCAGGATGGCGGGGGCGCACAGGGCCGCGGCGATGACGAGGCGGCGTGTAAGGCGGGAAACGTTCATGATGCTCCGTGCAATGCGTGAGGTTGTCCGTGGGGCCGCGCCGGTCAGAACCAGAAGCGCACGCCCGCCATGACGGCGGCCTGGGACCGGCTTTCGCCCGCGTCCGCCGCGTAGCCTGCAGTCTGGCCGAACTTGCGTTCAAAG includes:
- a CDS encoding LysR family transcriptional regulator — encoded protein: MIKEFKTFIAVARDGTFTGAGAQLGLTQSAVSAQIKRLEEYLGVELFDRGPRAAVLNAQGREMLPQAEELVAMAERMAASAGGGHVSGLLRIGAIASVQQDLLVHAVGEFRAVYPDVRVRIVPGVSLSLLGQVDAGEVDLAVLIRPPFALPPELGWQPLMSEPVMLAMPESMPVAPWRELLATQPFIRYDRASFGGRVVDIFLKKHRINVHEAVELDEIEAIAGMVRHGLGVALLPRLRRLDMTGLRLLPLGDLAFHREIGIIGRMPFDPGSVRDKIAECLLRAASEP
- the serA gene encoding phosphoglycerate dehydrogenase, with product MAKIVLFENIHPSARAVFEAAGYTDIVTHAAALPPSQLHDALRGVQVAGIRSRTHLDAALLSGNPDLRVVGCFCIGTNQVDLDTAMQRGIPVFNAPFSNTRSVAELVLGEAILLLRRIPEKNARVHLGHWDKSAAGAFETRGKTLGIVGYGNIGSQISTLAESLGMRVIYHDVEAKLPLGNARPAGTLNDLLEQADVVTLHVPGGKSTENIMNAETIARMRRGAILINASRGTVVDIAALHAALKSGHLAGAALDVFPTEPKGPDEPLASPLIGMPNVILTPHIGGSTQESQENIGREVAEKLVRFLQAGTTKGAVNFPELPFLEQAGGTRILHVHRNAPGALGALDNLMAQHGLNIVSQTLQTRGQIGYVITDVEGQVDDIVMTALRDHPITVRCDRL
- a CDS encoding DUF411 domain-containing protein, with amino-acid sequence MNVSRLTRRLVIAAALCAPAILAAQTPVKVEVWKTPTCGCCEDWVQHMRDNGFAVITHDVDDTGPIRRNAGMADYGSCHTAMVDGYAVEGHVPASDVRRLLREKPDAAGLAALGMPLGSPGMDGPEYGGRKTPHDVVLVDKRGGAKVFQAYR